One part of the Chryseobacterium mulctrae genome encodes these proteins:
- a CDS encoding DMT family transporter, translated as MNWIILIIAGIFEVAFASCLGKVKETTGNEMYWWFGGFLVCLTISMLLLIKATETLPIGTAYAVWTGIGAVGTALVGILVFKDPASFWRIFFISTLIGSVIGLKAVSH; from the coding sequence ATGAACTGGATTATTTTAATTATCGCAGGAATTTTTGAGGTTGCTTTTGCATCATGCCTCGGAAAAGTAAAAGAAACCACCGGAAACGAGATGTATTGGTGGTTTGGAGGATTTTTGGTTTGTCTCACCATCAGTATGCTTTTGCTCATCAAAGCCACAGAAACTTTGCCTATCGGAACTGCTTATGCAGTCTGGACCGGAATTGGAGCTGTAGGAACAGCTCTAGTAGGAATTTTAGTGTTTAAAGATCCTGCAAGTTTCTGGAGAATATTCTTCATTTCAACATTGATTGGTTCTGTTATCGGCTTAAAAGCGGTTTCTCATTAA
- a CDS encoding Crp/Fnr family transcriptional regulator, producing the protein MNIKEIIDTIYSLPQASKESLVQHISEVSYPKGFCLMEANKVIPYIYFLKKGIVRAYASTENNDITFWFGTEGEPVVSMKSYVDEKPGYENIELLEDCEFYRLETEKLKNLYHEDIHIANWGRKFAERELVKTEELIISRQYKTALERYKDLLKEKPYLLQRVQLGHIASYLGITQVSLSRIRAEIK; encoded by the coding sequence ATGAATATTAAAGAGATTATAGATACTATTTACTCACTTCCTCAAGCTTCAAAAGAAAGTTTGGTACAACATATTTCCGAAGTTAGCTATCCTAAAGGATTTTGCCTGATGGAAGCCAACAAAGTGATTCCTTATATTTATTTTTTAAAGAAAGGAATTGTTCGCGCTTATGCTTCTACAGAAAATAATGATATTACTTTTTGGTTTGGGACTGAAGGCGAACCTGTTGTTTCTATGAAAAGTTATGTGGATGAAAAACCAGGCTATGAAAATATAGAACTTTTGGAAGACTGTGAATTTTACAGACTTGAAACTGAAAAGTTAAAAAATCTTTATCATGAAGACATTCATATTGCAAATTGGGGACGGAAGTTTGCAGAAAGGGAACTCGTAAAAACGGAAGAACTGATTATTTCTCGGCAATATAAAACGGCACTTGAAAGGTATAAAGACTTGCTGAAAGAAAAGCCTTATCTCTTGCAGCGAGTTCAGTTGGGTCATATTGCCTCTTATTTAGGAATTACACAGGTTAGTTTGAGTAGAATTCGTGCGGAAATTAAATAG